Genomic segment of Chelmon rostratus isolate fCheRos1 chromosome 2, fCheRos1.pri, whole genome shotgun sequence:
gtatttgttgtttcttgttCTACGTTTCTGCACTGTAAGCTTCAGaacatgtgttgttttgatatttaaCACTATTCCTGTATGTGAAACTCTAGTCAAACTTGTGTGGCCAGGATTGTCATCAGAGGGACCAACCATCTGGTCTGTTCAGGGGCGTGTCCAGAATATTTCAGGGGTACTGATGAGTGAGAGGGGGGATCTTAGTTCAAACCAACTGGTCTCTGAGTATTTTtgaatgtgcattgttttctcTTGTATGTCGCCtacttttgcattttctgtttgaggAAGAATAAAGGAAGAATAAAGAATGTAAGCTTTATATTATACTTGCATTGTACCACTCTGTTGTACTATTTATACTTGTAGGACTagttattttttcagttttttaaatgcacttatTGTAGGTTTCTTTGGATAAATCAGCTAAATGAAAGTagtgtaatgtaaaaaaatgaaggaatgtaaaaatctgtaaaatactgtaatgtTAGTAACTAAAGTAGATATGAGAAATGGTACAGTATCCTgacgtatgtgtgtgtgtgtgtgtgtgcgcacacatacTTCGTGCCACCTGCATAAGTCAGTGCCCTTCTTGGGCCACCCCAGTCGAAAAAGTTTGAGCACACCACTAGGTCTGTTTGATTGTAACAGCTGTCATTGTACcctgattattttaatgatttcttcttttttaaaagaatttGTAATCTATTGATACATGTACATATTCATGCAATTTTTCATAATACTAATAGCCTCAAAGTGAAAGGCCCACATAGTGCTGGCATCCTGATGGCAGAAGTGGGTGATAAGTTGAGAATCTCACAAGAAACAGATTTCAAGACAAGATCTCCTGACCTTTTGTCCCCAAGTATGGGTaaaactccaaaaaaaaacatatcctacatttcccataatgcaacaaaTGAGATCTTGACCCTCCCTGCCTAATAAACACACGCATTTTTCCAACTTGTAGTGCTCTGACTCTTATAACTTTATATGATGTATTTGTATACTCCAAGCTCAAACTGAGATACCGTGATGGCATAATCAGATAAACTGTTTCACAAGATGAATTGTATTTTCAGTGCCTGTTAAATTGAcctttttaattttacattatCTTGCATAGACAGCAAAATCAATATCGTTTCTACTGCTAGGTACTTTATGTATGCTTCTGATagacaataacaaaacaaagtaaaaagttTTCAGTTTCTAATTTTAATAGCAATAAAAATTCAACATGTGTTGTACTCAGTCTTTTATCAAGAAAAGTTTGGGAATGCATAACACAATTTTTAGAATATTTACATAGATATTCACAAAAAGAAGACTCTAATTACTACCCTGGAGAATACacaataaagtaataaaatacCTAAAACATCCACATAATTAACAATATTCAGAGAATATAAAATTGTTGTAAATTCTATAAAACaaattatattttatactttatattCAAAATTGCATTATAAAATTGGCTTGAGTACAATATCCTAAATGTGCAATTTATTTCCGAACTCCACTGTGTTGAAGTCTTTTATTTGagtacaaataaaataaaaatagatgcTCATCGCACCAACTTCTTCtaacatcattaacattttaaacaggaACTGCATTCATCATGATAACAACATTCAGCAAAAAGCAATAATCTTTTTGGATAAGAAGCTTGAATGTAgttgaatatgaaatgaatgaaaaaggaAACTGATAAATAAAGCAACGTCTTTTGCTGTACGAACAAATCAATATGCTTGATGTGCGTGCTCTCAGAGGTCAAGCGATATCCGAAAGTGCTGTGCTCTTTGGGCCAGTTCTTTTGCAAACTCTTGAGCCTCGTGCAGAGCTTGTCTATCCGGGAAGTGCAGTGCTGCCTTCTTGGTGGCCACAGCCAGCTGCTTCAGGAGAGCACACAGGTGGTTGCTCTTACACAGAAGGCTCTGACTGGACCCTCCACGTTGAGCTTCCCTGCACAGGGTGTCCACCAGTCTCTGCCCCACCATGATCACCAGCTTACTTTGTGAGATGAATTTTTCCGGTGGCTGGCCATCTTGAAGACTGCTGACAAATCCCCCGATGGCCTTCTGGAGAGCGCCAAAGTAAAGCCGGCAATGCTCCGACAGGGAGGATAGTCGATGTTCTTCTGTGCCACTGCTGGACTCAGAGGAGTGGCGCTTGTTATCAGCCTGAGCAGCGGAGAAATAGAACAAAGAAGGTGACGATAGCTACATATCATGTCTTCCACAtgactgtgtttcctgtgtttttctgactGCAAGGAACGTCTGGATAGCTACATTGTAGATGGATATATTATCCAGCTTTCAGTTTTTTATGTCATCCTGCTCATTAAGTAGTGACTAATCCCTTGTTTTAATGGGAGATACTCACCTGTGCCTTGTGAACTGCTGTGACATTTTCGTTTGGTTCCTTCTGCACttccttctgctgcttctcaaAGTCATTCTTAGTCTGAGGAAAAGTCAGTATCAAAAGTCACAAATCACATTAGTAAGTCAATAAGTTAAAACTTCATCATTCAGTTACCATAGTAACATAGTAACGTATTATTTCTGATAGATGATTAGAAGCTTTCACCTGTAGCTCTACATAGTCATTGTCGTCCTCCACCAAGTCCCCTCCTTGTTCACTTCCATCAGGACTTTTCTTTGTATCTGGCTGACCTATGGTGTTGAGAGGCTCTTGATCTTTCTGAGGGGCTCTGAACAGAAGCTTGCCATTGGCATTGATGATCGACACCAGGCGCTTCACGTCCTCTGGAACAGTGCGCGCCACCATCACAAAGCGCTCAAGCTGGTCAGGTGTCTGGACCTGCCCAGGGTCCTGACAGAGTGTGTTGAGGGGCCAGCCAGCCATGTTCAGAGCACTTACTGTTTGTTGTAGGATCACACCTGAGTCTTCTACAATGGACAGCTGTTTATAGAGCCTTGTCTGAAGGTTAGCATCGGTCAAACGGCGGGCATTGCCCTTAACATCGAGGGCAAAGTTCAGAAAAGACGTCAGAGAACATGCAAtcccctctgctgcttctttgaTCTCCTTCAGGTGTTTCTCCAGATGTTCTCTGCTCCTCCAGTGGCTGCTGACAAATTCCATGAGAAGCGGTACAGCCCTGCAAATGGACTCCTGCAGGTCCAGAAGTCTGCGGCAGGCCTCGTCCTGGCACAGTGTCACCTCCCGCAGAGgttcaggagaggaggagctcagagcCAAAGAGTcacaggagctggtggaggagctaGAGGCTGTGCTGATTCTTTGActgcctgctgcagagagaggtaAAGTTCTACCTCGCTCGTCGTCCTCCTGCGCCAGTGACTCCCCACTTCCTGGAAGGTCACGGAAAGATGTGCAAGCCAGGAAGTTCCTCATTCGCTGAAGACGTACCCTTTTGAGTTCATGAGCATTACTAGAGTCGCCCCTGCACTCTAGGGGTATGTGATCACTGGGAGGATCAGTGAGAACTCGGGTGAGGGGTTCCTCCTGGGGTGGAATCGCATAAACTAATTCCTCTGTGAGCCTCTGTGCTGGGGGCTTGCCATATATCGGGACCCTTGGCAGCACTTTGGGTGGACTTGGGATGTCAAGAGAACTGGGTTTTGGTATATCATAAAGCGAAGCAGTTGGACTGCCTCTTTGAATGGGCCAAGCATGTGCTGGAAGAGTGTCATAAAGCTGCCTGCAAATGGCCTTGGAGGGCATGGTATCGTAGGAGCCTTGGGGTGGACTTTGTTTCTCAGGACCCACTGGTACATCATAAATCCATTCGGGCTTGCGGGGGTTGGGAAGGGTGTTGTATCCACCGACCATTTTCTGTTGAGCTTCTGTGACTGAAGGAACAGGGATGTCATAGTTGGGGTCCTGAGGTAAAGGTGGTGGAACTGCATACACCTGTACACAAGAACAAAGTTGTCAATATCACAGTTATGCAAAATTGAAAGGGCTTCAGGAATGAAGCAGACACTCATTCTCAGTGGAAAGTAAGTGCCTCAATATGTTTCAAACAAAGTATTGAACCCCCTGCCCCACACCTTCCCAATGCCAGAATTGGGGGTCCTGGTTTGAATGTCTCTCTCAAGCTCTCACACAATTACTTTTCATACCTACAACTGAGTACAACACCATGAATGTCGCATGCACCACAATTTCCATTTGTATAATTCACTGCGTCAAGACCACAAAGCAAAAAGCGTAGTGCAatgcagccaggaggaggctACGACCGCAGGCTTTGTCTGCCAGTCTTACCACATGGAACAGGTGTAAACCCTTTTGCCTTTAAATGTAGTTGGACATCACACTGTATGATTTAGCTCATTTCAAGCATACTTAACCTTTAACGTAGGCgaagaatatttaaaaaatgtaaaagaaagaCTGCATTTTAAAGTGAGCACATCATACGTTCCTTGCTTCGTTAATCCCTCCAAATGTCTCAAACTTACGTAAGCGTCTCCTGGACTGCTACACCTTGAAGTCTCCGGAGAGTCAAATCTTTTCTCCAGCTCTGAAATTGGAAGCAGTGAGTGTGTTCGTGGCATATGTCTTGGAGTTGTTGATACCTGAAAATAGAACATCACAGTTACTGTAAAGACATCAGAGCTGTACCCACTGAAGTGGCAGAATATCACTACTGTTGATGCATTTTCTTGTGTATGTTTCCTGGAACTCACAGTGAAAAGAGAAGTTCTTCTGGCTTGGCTTGGGACATCGTAAACCTCCTTTGGATGGGACACCATGCTGAAAGAAGgctgcagacaaaacagacaggatGTAATATTGAGGTTGACTGGAAACACTTGCATTTCTTTGATCAAAGCTGCATATACCCCACTGACCTCTACATCAACACATTTATGGGGACAGTGTTTGCTCTGAAGGCTGTTTAGAGTACTGGAGAACCCCATTTTGCTTGCACTTTGCCAATTAACGCAGCTCTATAACAGAAACCATGCTGCTCATTGAATATTAGGTGGCTACTGCAGAAGGGAACTGGACTCccctggagcaggagaggaaatggCGAACATGTGGGTATATTTCTCCCCACCTTCTGCTGCAACGGCACCCATACAGACACTCCGGTCTTTCTGGGGTCCCTGGCGGCATAGGCTGCTGTTTGCAGTTAAAATTGTCTgaagtctgtgtctgtttgtcttttacagGCCCATAAAGACCCCGGTGCTGCATGCTTGTCCCCATGGAGAGGCCCCTGGTCCCCATCTGTAAGCTCTTTTGCCAGCAGGGGTTTCACAGCTTTGCATTTCTGCAACAGTCTTACCTCTCTAATCATGAGAGTGAACACTTCCCAAGGAAAAGGACCAACTTTGACCtcagactaacagactaacgTCTACATTTAGTAGATCTTagtctgtttttgcttttctctaCAGAAATTCAATCATATTTGTAGAAAAAAACGATTTGTGCCCTGTTTACCTCAGGTCCTTCTGCACTGTGCTTAAGTGCTGATGGGACTGGACTCTTTGAAGCTGATAAAGGAGTGGATGGGACCTTGTAGATCATGTCCATGCGTTCATAAGCTAAGCTGCTGGAGGGTCGGGGTACACTTGGGATCTGGTAGATATTTTGCGCACTGTCATCAGCATCAATCGATTGAGGGCTTTCTGTGGCATGGCTTAAGGAGCCTGCAGTGGTGCCAGTTTGCGGCAAGAGCTGCAGTCTATTAGCAGGGGCGAGGCCACGCCGTCCATAAAGAGAACACTTCCACCATCCGCTGGTGCCGGCCACGTTTTGATCCAACACTGTGACGATGTCCCCTTTTCTGAAGGCCAGCTCATCTGCACGCTCTGCAGTGTTGTCATACAGAGCCTTTGCAAGTTTGTTCTACAATAAAGAGCGGAGAACAGAATGGGAAAAAAGATTAGGAGGTAGAGCATACCTGAAGGCAGTGTGAGGCACATTTTCAGTGACAAAAGTAAGATATGTGACATGGAGGCAGTCTCTAAGAATTTgccagcttttctttttttttttttactgctgtaggCCTATGACAACATTTCCCCTTGCAAAATGTTGCCGTAAGTTGCATGAGCTGTCATCAAATTCACCGAAAAATTGCAGTCATCTTATAAATCATAGTTAACAGAACTAGTGGTTGCAATATTATTGTTAGAGTGACtgtgaaacaacaaacatttaagcacagctctttttgttttgaatgacaTCTTTCTTTGCATTGTATTTTCACTTCCTATTTGTGCTTCCCAAAGAGGGATAAAAGTTTCTTCAAAACTTCCTCTTGCAGGCTTATGAACATCATATTGAATCATGCCAGAAAAATACATTGAATCGAGTGAATGACACCACATTTGACCCACATATCCTGAATCAAAACTGAAGAATAATCACTGATCATTATGAGTGCATGCATGGCCTCTGCATGTTTCCCTACTATGCAGCTCATAAACTGCCCTGCTCTGTTCTGCATGCAACAAATCTAATTTAGCTAcataaaatgaccacaaacactAACTGAATTTCCTTTCCTTCAGTTTTAACCACTTTATTGTAAATGCTTGTGCTGTTTAGACTGAGACAAGCCCTGAGTAATGAAACTTGCCtctaaaaaacaacagtgggCAGAGCTAAACTCACAGCCAGCAGGTTGTGGTTTGACTGGTGCAGCTAAATAGAAAAAATGGATGTTCACACTTATCTCATcaatttatcttttaaataattTTCCTGAGAAACATGTGAATAGCTGGTGGTAGAAAGCAATACTATGGTACACCAGTCTACCACAgtattctttttcattttatatttataatatatctATTTACATATATTCTCTTATTATCTTATTCCTATATCATTCTATATCTATTAACTCCTCCTAACTGCTGCAATGTCAGTAGGTCTGTTGGTCAGAGGGTCCACCACTTTTGGCCCACACTGAGATATCTGAATATTTAGGTCAACAAAATTCTGTACATTAATTGTTCCTAGATGATAAATCTTAATGACTAAATGactttacacacattcatgttttccagaGGATAAATTATAATAACTTAAGCTATTCTCTGATTTCCAACACTTTGGtatatgaccaaatacctgcaaaactaatggaATTCACTTCAGCATCAGTTGTGCGGTGTGTTTAGTAATAATTAGCATATGCTATGCTAACAGAGCACACTAAGACTGCAATAGTGATAATGAAGTTTCTCTTAAATTTGTTAAATTGGCAGAATGAGTGATAGATGAGTGATAGTAGAAATACGCCATTACCGGTtaaagtgctgcattcaaaagtACGATCAGCAATGGAAAAAGTACTCACTTTGCTCAATGGCCTCTTGTTATATGTTACATTATTTGATTATTCTCAATGATGCATTAACATAAACAGaatttttgtgttattgtagCTAATCTGAGctgctttatatactgtttgGTTGTTTAATCATTCATCTATCACATGCTTCACATTTTACAAGATAATCATATGGATATAACACCTTAGCCTACAAAGTATGCAACCAGTAACAATAACTATCAAACACATGTAAAAATAACAGTATCTCCATCTTAAACATAGTGAAATACAAGTATACACCTCAAAATTGCACTTAATTTCTAGAGTAAAGATACTTGGTTATATTCGACCACTGACACATATCAAGAGAGGTCCAAGATGCAAGTGCAAGACAGCAGAGGGGTAATGGCATAGACAGAGCCtcgacaaaacaaacacaccacacacaccctcacacagaCACTATCCTCAGCTGATAAGCGTGCGCTGGGGGGTTCTGCTGgctctgccctctctctgaGGGTGAATCCTCTGCAACAAAGAGCCCATTCACCATCGGAGCCCAACACGCTCAGCACCTGTTGTGATGCAGGCCTGTGGAGCACACTGACCACAGCAGACTACGCCCcccccccagcacacacactcacacacacacacacacaccaaacctcAGCAAACTCCCTGCTTAATCCTCTGGGTCATGCTACAGACATGCAAGTGAAACACATAGGTCAGATGACAGTCAGTGGCCGAACCACCAAGAtttatgttgctgtgttttgtccttgGGATGGGTCTTTAGTGAACACTATCCCACGATGACATTAGCCACTGACATTAGCAAGCTCTGCTTGTGTTACACCGTATTTTATCCATTCAGGTCATGATaagatgtgcgtgtgtgtgttaaaagcCTGCTGAGTTTTTGTGCCTGTAGTGAAATGCCATTTAAACCACAGCCTATTGTGTGACCTCATTATTCTCGACAATTCTTTTTATCGAAATCtattcacactgttttcaaaCCACAACTCAACACATGAAACTGACACATTCAGGTCACTTGTAAAGAGCAGAAGTGACCGCATCACGCTGTGTTTACTGGTGTCTTTGattctgtgtctgcatgttgatCACTGAGTACAGTAACAAAGTCTGATTCAGCTGTGGCTCTTTTGGATTCCTGCACACGCCTGCTTGTGCAGATCAGCCTCTCTGACAGCTGGCCCTCAGCACTTTAACTGCACAgctgtctctgcctctcccgTCTCTCTGCTCCATCCTGTTCACAAATTAACATCGGCCTGTCAGACGCAGCGCAAGAAATGCTTTTAAAAGTTCCAGATAGGAGCTTCTGTTCAGCCACATCAGGCCAAATTAAGCCACTGCAGCTCATCTCAGCTATTTCAAATCAATACAAGGCTGGATGAAGAGTAAATTATCGTTCTCATGTCACTGTTTGCTTTAAGTAAGAGAGATGACAATTTTCTAGATGCAAGATTCATAGTTGATGACATCATAGTATTGCCCTTACACACTTAGGTAGATTTGttactgctgattatttccagtattcattaatattattgCTTCAACTGACTGGATGAAAAACAGGACAACATGCCAATCACAACTTCACAGACCTCTAAGCTGATGTCTTTTTTGTTCAACCTATGGTCAAAAGCCCCAAGATAATTCAATTTATGGCGTTATGCAGAAAAAGTGCACATATGGAAAACTGGAACCAACAAATGTTTGCCATcttttgcttgataaatgactcaaAGCAGAACTATGTAATGTTTGCTACTTAATATAATGGGATAATGCTAAATGCTCAAATATACTGAAACAGTAGCACAACTGGAGAATAGGCAGAGGTGACTCAGTAACATGTGTTATACAGTATTTGCACCTACAGAGAGCTAAGATTAATGACATAAGCTCCGAGCCATACCAGTACCAGAGTGTACTTTATTGCTCATGAATCTTATTTGCATTTATAAAAGAAAGAATGTGTTATTTCTACTTTCTATTGCTTTCTGTGAATGCTACACAGTGATACACTACGATCAATCGATTGATCATCAAAATTATTAGTGAGTTCAGTGATTTTTAAGTGGCTTGAGTGGTTTATTCTCAGTGCATTTAAATTCAGACTAATCACTGCTGGTGTTTAATCACTATACACTACTATGCTGCAGCCATTGACGTGCATTAATCAAAGTGCTAAAGCCAGGAAATTCCCATTTTGAAAGAATAATGCTGTTGGGTAATTGAAAACTTTTTTCTCATCGAGAGCACCTATTGAGTCAACATAATTAGAGCGTCCAGTCCTAGACAGTCTCTGGAACAGGAACCAGTCCAGGAAGTGGTTCCCAGTGTGGGAACGACTCCCTCTTGATTCGCTTTGACCTCTTGCCTCTTGACAGCCTGGGCACGACCCCGGGGTCAGGTCAGCACCTCAACCATTATACATTCAGACACATGCCAGGTCCAGCACAACACCCACGGTGCCACTGAACAAATCTGTCACGCGTGACTAAAAGCTGtctaaa
This window contains:
- the cass4 gene encoding cas scaffolding protein family member 4; the encoded protein is MNKLAKALYDNTAERADELAFRKGDIVTVLDQNVAGTSGWWKCSLYGRRGLAPANRLQLLPQTGTTAGSLSHATESPQSIDADDSAQNIYQIPSVPRPSSSLAYERMDMIYKVPSTPLSASKSPVPSALKHSAEGPEPSFSMVSHPKEVYDVPSQARRTSLFTVSTTPRHMPRTHSLLPISELEKRFDSPETSRCSSPGDAYVYAVPPPLPQDPNYDIPVPSVTEAQQKMVGGYNTLPNPRKPEWIYDVPVGPEKQSPPQGSYDTMPSKAICRQLYDTLPAHAWPIQRGSPTASLYDIPKPSSLDIPSPPKVLPRVPIYGKPPAQRLTEELVYAIPPQEEPLTRVLTDPPSDHIPLECRGDSSNAHELKRVRLQRMRNFLACTSFRDLPGSGESLAQEDDERGRTLPLSAAGSQRISTASSSSTSSCDSLALSSSSPEPLREVTLCQDEACRRLLDLQESICRAVPLLMEFVSSHWRSREHLEKHLKEIKEAAEGIACSLTSFLNFALDVKGNARRLTDANLQTRLYKQLSIVEDSGVILQQTVSALNMAGWPLNTLCQDPGQVQTPDQLERFVMVARTVPEDVKRLVSIINANGKLLFRAPQKDQEPLNTIGQPDTKKSPDGSEQGGDLVEDDNDYVELQTKNDFEKQQKEVQKEPNENVTAVHKAQADNKRHSSESSSGTEEHRLSSLSEHCRLYFGALQKAIGGFVSSLQDGQPPEKFISQSKLVIMVGQRLVDTLCREAQRGGSSQSLLCKSNHLCALLKQLAVATKKAALHFPDRQALHEAQEFAKELAQRAQHFRISLDL